The following proteins are encoded in a genomic region of Methylococcales bacterium:
- a CDS encoding integration host factor subunit alpha produces MALTKADFSEKLFDELGLNKREAKEMVELFFEEIKSSLEAGNEVKLSGFGKFELRDKSPRPGRNPKTGEEVSITARRVVTFRSGQKLRGRVEAYVGAE; encoded by the coding sequence ATGGCATTAACAAAAGCTGACTTTTCTGAAAAATTATTTGATGAATTAGGATTAAATAAACGCGAAGCAAAAGAAATGGTCGAATTATTTTTTGAAGAAATTAAAAGTTCTCTTGAAGCGGGTAATGAAGTTAAATTATCGGGTTTTGGTAAGTTTGAATTACGAGATAAAAGCCCACGTCCTGGTCGAAACCCTAAAACGGGAGAGGAGGTATCTATTACAGCAAGACGGGTAGTGACCTTTCGTTCGGGTCAAAAATTAAGAGGAAGAGTCGAAGCGTATGTTGGAGCCGAGTAA
- a CDS encoding MerR family transcriptional regulator, protein MLEPSNNNELPAIPAKKYFTIGEVSELCGVKPHVLRYWEQEFSQIDPVKRRGNRRSYQRQDILIIRQIRALLYEKGYTIGGARAHLESDDNKDDSNQRHQLIHQMIGELEEMLLLLK, encoded by the coding sequence ATGTTGGAGCCGAGTAATAATAATGAATTGCCAGCCATTCCTGCAAAAAAGTACTTTACGATTGGTGAAGTCAGTGAGTTATGTGGGGTAAAGCCTCATGTGCTTCGCTATTGGGAGCAGGAATTTAGTCAAATAGATCCCGTTAAGCGGCGAGGAAATCGTCGTTCGTATCAGCGACAGGATATTTTGATTATTCGCCAGATTCGTGCCTTATTATATGAAAAAGGTTACACCATCGGGGGGGCAAGGGCGCATCTTGAAAGTGATGATAATAAAGATGACTCAAATCAACGTCATCAACTTATCCATCAAATGATTGGTGAGCTAGAAGAAATGTTATTACTGTTAAAATAA
- a CDS encoding formate dehydrogenase accessory sulfurtransferase FdhD: MGERALTLYVDKQEIVTLMTMGTHPELLTLGYLKNQGFFENLTEIKAVQVDWETEAVAVVTHHEKSDFSEQMARRTVTTGCGQGTVFGRLMDKLKKINLPETHIKQSILYAMLTSLKEHNEVYKKAGAVHGCALCSGATIDFFIEDVGRHNAVDAIAGYMWLNKIKGDDKIFYTTGRLTSEMVIKVSQMGIPILLSRSGATQMGLEMAKQSGVILISRAKGRHFLVLNGVKSMIFDALE; encoded by the coding sequence GTGGGTGAACGCGCTTTAACGCTCTATGTTGATAAACAAGAAATTGTAACGTTAATGACGATGGGAACACATCCTGAGTTGTTAACGTTAGGTTATTTAAAGAATCAAGGTTTTTTTGAAAACTTGACTGAGATTAAAGCGGTACAAGTTGATTGGGAAACCGAGGCTGTTGCCGTTGTGACCCATCATGAAAAAAGTGATTTTTCAGAACAAATGGCACGGCGAACAGTGACAACAGGGTGTGGACAAGGCACTGTTTTTGGGCGATTAATGGATAAATTAAAAAAAATTAATCTTCCCGAGACGCATATAAAACAGTCGATTCTTTATGCCATGCTCACCTCGTTAAAAGAACACAATGAAGTGTATAAAAAAGCAGGGGCCGTTCATGGCTGTGCGTTGTGTTCAGGCGCGACGATAGATTTTTTTATTGAAGATGTCGGGCGACATAATGCGGTTGATGCGATTGCAGGCTACATGTGGCTTAATAAAATTAAAGGCGATGATAAAATTTTTTATACCACAGGCCGATTAACCTCTGAGATGGTTATTAAAGTGTCGCAAATGGGGATTCCTATTTTATTATCGCGTTCAGGGGCGACTCAAATGGGTTTAGAAATGGCCAAACAGTCGGGGGTTATTTTAATTTCAAGAGCGAAAGGTCGGCATTTTTTAGTGCTTAATGGGGTTAAGTCGATGATCTTTGACGCATTGGAATAA
- a CDS encoding alpha-isopropylmalate synthase regulatory domain-containing protein: MSNQENYIQLMDTTLRDGEQTQGVSYSPDEKVNIAKALLQSLQVDRIEVASARVSKGEKQAVSRINTWARQEGFDGRVEVLGFVDHTRSVDWILETGGSVINLLTKGSEKHCREQLRKTLDQHLNDILKTVSYALSKGLSVNVYLEDWSNGYRDNRDYVFELMDSLQRTGISHFMLPDTLGVMSPEEVFNSLDDMCSRYPELEFDFHPHNDYGLATANVMAAVRAGVKSIHCTINCLGERAGNASLAEVSVVLRDKMNKKLSIDESHLMRLSDMVKNFSGKRVAANTPIIGSDVFTQTAGIHADGDQKGGLYKSKLVPERFSRIHSYALGKMSGKASLKKNLELLELELSEENQKKVLARIVKLGDLKQTITTDDLPFIIADVLESKKYKHIKLLNCTITSGFNLEATVSLRVEVKGEMHVSSGSGNGGFDAFIDAINKVMKLHDYTLPALLDYEVRIPRGGHTNAITECVITWDCKNKLRKTRGVHSNQVFAAVLAALRIINIQLHER; this comes from the coding sequence ATGTCCAATCAAGAAAATTACATTCAATTAATGGACACCACGCTACGCGATGGTGAACAAACACAAGGGGTTTCGTACTCACCTGATGAAAAAGTTAATATCGCGAAAGCTTTATTACAATCGTTACAAGTCGATCGCATTGAAGTGGCTTCTGCACGGGTTTCCAAGGGTGAAAAACAAGCTGTGAGTCGCATTAACACATGGGCGCGTCAAGAAGGATTTGATGGTCGGGTTGAAGTTTTAGGCTTTGTCGATCATACGCGGAGTGTTGATTGGATTTTGGAAACAGGTGGCAGTGTTATTAATCTTCTGACTAAAGGGAGTGAAAAACATTGCCGTGAACAACTGAGAAAAACGTTGGATCAACATTTAAATGATATTCTTAAAACGGTTAGTTATGCCTTGAGTAAAGGTTTATCGGTGAATGTTTATTTAGAAGACTGGTCAAATGGTTATCGAGATAATCGTGATTATGTTTTTGAATTGATGGATAGTTTACAGCGAACGGGTATTAGTCATTTTATGTTACCTGATACGTTAGGGGTGATGTCGCCCGAGGAAGTTTTTAACAGTTTGGATGATATGTGTTCGCGTTATCCTGAACTTGAGTTTGATTTTCATCCACATAATGACTATGGGCTGGCAACGGCGAATGTGATGGCAGCCGTTCGTGCGGGGGTTAAGTCAATTCACTGTACGATCAATTGTTTAGGTGAACGAGCAGGAAATGCCTCGTTAGCCGAAGTGAGCGTGGTTTTGCGCGATAAAATGAATAAAAAATTATCCATTGATGAAAGTCATTTAATGCGATTAAGTGACATGGTGAAAAATTTTTCAGGTAAACGCGTGGCGGCTAATACCCCAATTATTGGAAGTGATGTGTTTACTCAAACCGCAGGGATTCATGCGGATGGTGATCAAAAAGGCGGCTTATATAAAAGTAAGTTGGTTCCTGAACGTTTTTCACGAATACACAGTTACGCGTTAGGTAAAATGAGTGGCAAGGCTTCCTTAAAAAAGAATCTAGAATTACTCGAACTGGAGTTATCGGAAGAAAATCAAAAAAAGGTCTTGGCGCGCATCGTAAAGCTGGGTGATTTAAAACAAACGATTACAACCGATGATTTGCCTTTTATTATTGCGGATGTTTTAGAAAGTAAAAAATATAAACATATTAAACTGTTAAATTGCACGATTACCAGTGGGTTTAATTTAGAGGCTACCGTGAGTTTACGTGTTGAAGTCAAAGGTGAAATGCACGTGTCATCGGGTTCAGGAAATGGCGGCTTTGATGCATTTATTGACGCGATTAATAAAGTCATGAAATTGCATGACTATACCTTACCTGCATTATTAGATTATGAAGTGAGAATTCCTAGGGGCGGCCACACCAATGCGATTACTGAATGTGTGATTACGTGGGATTGTAAAAATAAATTAAGAAAAACGCGGGGCGTGCATTCTAATCAGGTTTTTGCCGCCGTATTAGCGGCCCTTAGAATTATTAATATTCAATTACACGAGCGTTAA
- the tyrS gene encoding tyrosine--tRNA ligase — protein MSDDVLKTLMRGTDEVLIEKELIEKLQLNRPLRIKAGFDPTAPDLHLGHTVLINKLKQFQDLGHQVLFLIGDFTGMIGDPTGKNATRKPLTREQVLDNAKSYQDQVFKILDPDKTQVMFNSTWMSAMSSADLIQLAAKHTVARMLERDDFSKRFKGSQPIAIHEFLYPLIQGYDSVEMQADVELGGTDQKFNLLVGRQLQSVYGQKPQVVITMPILEGLDGVQKMSKSLNNYIGISEPADEIFGKIMSISDELMWRYFELLSFRPMTEIEQWHDECNQGANPRGYKVLLAQEIIERFHDKQAAIKALENFEARFQRGAIPDEMDEVTLKTDLDGLAIANILKEAGLVKGTSDGMRMIKQGAVKIDGEKVTDPKLIIAVNTQQVYQVGKRKFARIEIIKN, from the coding sequence ATGTCAGATGATGTTCTGAAAACCTTGATGAGAGGGACGGATGAGGTTTTAATTGAAAAAGAATTGATTGAAAAATTACAACTTAATCGTCCATTGCGAATTAAGGCAGGTTTTGACCCTACTGCTCCTGATTTACACCTAGGACATACCGTTTTAATTAATAAATTAAAGCAGTTTCAGGACTTAGGCCATCAAGTTTTATTTTTAATTGGTGACTTTACGGGCATGATTGGTGATCCAACGGGAAAAAATGCGACGCGTAAACCCTTAACCCGTGAGCAGGTTTTAGACAATGCCAAAAGTTATCAAGATCAAGTTTTTAAGATTTTAGATCCCGATAAAACACAGGTGATGTTTAATTCAACATGGATGAGTGCGATGTCTTCTGCGGATTTAATTCAATTAGCCGCGAAACATACCGTGGCTAGAATGTTAGAACGCGATGATTTTAGTAAACGTTTTAAAGGCAGTCAGCCGATTGCTATTCATGAATTTTTATATCCTTTAATACAAGGGTATGATTCGGTAGAAATGCAAGCCGATGTGGAATTAGGCGGAACCGACCAAAAATTTAATCTCTTAGTCGGACGGCAATTACAATCCGTTTATGGACAAAAACCTCAAGTCGTTATCACGATGCCTATTTTAGAAGGCTTAGATGGGGTTCAGAAAATGTCAAAATCACTTAATAATTACATTGGTATTTCAGAACCAGCGGATGAAATATTTGGTAAAATCATGTCAATTTCAGATGAATTGATGTGGCGTTATTTTGAGTTGTTAAGTTTTAGACCGATGACTGAAATTGAGCAATGGCACGATGAATGTAATCAAGGGGCGAATCCTCGGGGCTATAAAGTATTATTAGCCCAAGAAATTATTGAGCGTTTTCATGATAAGCAAGCCGCTATAAAAGCCTTGGAAAATTTTGAAGCTCGCTTTCAACGGGGCGCGATTCCTGATGAAATGGATGAAGTCACTCTAAAGACTGATCTTGATGGGTTGGCAATTGCCAATATTTTAAAAGAGGCGGGGTTGGTCAAGGGAACCTCGGACGGGATGCGAATGATTAAACAAGGCGCGGTCAAAATTGATGGTGAAAAAGTGACTGACCCTAAATTAATCATTGCGGTTAACACTCAACAGGTTTATCAAGTCGGTAAACGAAAATTTGCTCGTATTGAAATTATTAAAAACTAA
- a CDS encoding peptidoglycan DD-metalloendopeptidase family protein: MKNRLYQSLFLGITSAIAASASYALITPQNETQASMENLAPTIALPSLYETTANFLGQTAELEKPVRQRSIEHKILPAQTLSSIFPLYKINSATLEKITKSNDIGAQFAKLTVNKILMIELDETYQLQQLSYKQDIVNTIIATRNGDSFDVRKESRPLKQHEALAKGTIKTSLSADGAKAGLSVGIINKLADKIFAWDIDFNKDLQPNDKFTVIYEETLVEGERVKTGEVLAAEFVISGKSYSAIRYKDKEGNVEYYSPQGKNVARRLRKTFLRSPIAFARISSHFNLHRKHPVLNRIRAHKGVDYAARSGTPIKSTGDGKIIFRGRKGGYGNVVIVQHSKKYKSLYAHMSKFNGKYKLGSTIKQGTVVGYVGKTGLATGAHLHYEFLVNGVHKNPLTVKLPRTQIKSNNVFIARFKKQAQPYVDQLNSAMSDTAKINVNKLFSKKTKKL; the protein is encoded by the coding sequence GTGAAAAATAGACTGTACCAATCTTTATTTTTAGGAATTACCTCCGCAATCGCAGCCAGTGCTAGTTACGCCCTGATTACGCCACAAAATGAGACACAGGCTAGTATGGAAAACTTGGCTCCCACGATTGCACTCCCCTCGCTGTATGAAACTACTGCAAATTTTTTAGGACAAACTGCAGAATTAGAAAAACCAGTACGTCAACGTAGTATTGAACATAAGATTTTACCGGCTCAAACCCTATCATCCATTTTTCCACTGTATAAGATTAATAGCGCAACGCTGGAAAAAATTACCAAATCCAATGATATTGGCGCGCAATTTGCAAAATTGACCGTCAATAAAATCTTAATGATTGAGCTTGATGAAACCTATCAACTTCAACAATTATCGTATAAACAAGATATTGTTAACACGATTATTGCAACGCGTAATGGCGATAGCTTTGATGTTCGTAAAGAAAGCCGTCCACTAAAACAACATGAAGCCTTAGCAAAAGGAACGATTAAAACCAGTCTTTCCGCCGATGGTGCAAAAGCTGGGTTATCTGTTGGTATTATTAATAAGCTTGCAGATAAAATCTTTGCTTGGGATATAGATTTTAATAAAGACCTTCAACCCAATGATAAATTTACCGTTATTTATGAAGAAACCCTTGTTGAAGGCGAACGCGTAAAAACAGGCGAAGTTTTAGCCGCAGAATTTGTAATTAGTGGAAAGTCCTACTCGGCTATTCGCTACAAAGATAAAGAGGGAAATGTTGAGTATTATTCCCCTCAAGGCAAAAATGTTGCTCGCCGACTACGTAAAACATTTTTACGTAGCCCGATTGCCTTTGCGCGAATCAGCTCTCACTTTAACCTTCATCGAAAACACCCCGTCTTAAACCGTATTCGCGCGCATAAAGGCGTTGATTATGCAGCAAGAAGCGGCACACCGATAAAATCGACTGGGGATGGTAAAATTATCTTTAGAGGTCGTAAAGGCGGTTATGGTAATGTAGTTATTGTTCAACACAGTAAAAAATATAAATCCCTTTATGCCCACATGTCTAAATTTAATGGTAAATACAAATTAGGCAGTACCATTAAACAAGGCACGGTGGTTGGTTACGTTGGAAAAACAGGACTCGCGACAGGCGCGCATTTACATTATGAATTTTTAGTTAATGGGGTTCATAAAAACCCACTCACCGTAAAATTACCGCGTACACAAATTAAGAGCAATAATGTTTTTATTGCGCGTTTTAAAAAGCAAGCCCAGCCGTATGTGGATCAGCTTAATAGCGCAATGAGTGATACTGCAAAAATTAACGTTAATAAACTATTTAGTAAAAAAACTAAAAAACTTTAG
- a CDS encoding anhydro-N-acetylmuramic acid kinase, translating into MAELYIGLMSGTSVDGIDAGLVDFSQQHPTLIASECTPFSAKLKDQIETLSTNKSLLLKDYGELDCQLGHLFSQAANRLLKQSGVSHSDIRAIGSHGQTLLHYPESQHPFSLQIGDPNIIAEKTQITTVADFRRRDIAVNGQGAPLAPAFHQAIFKSLQKKTCVVNIGGIANITLLSNQELIAFDTGTGNTLMDYWCQQHLNKPYDNKGNWAKSGHVIPALLKNFKRANYFKQLPPKSTGKEYFSRDWLMQHLDGFTSSPAEDIQATLCQLTADSIIDAIRQHGEQIETLLICGGGVHNHYLLSLLAAEGYQVESTLTEGVHPDYVEATAFAWLAKQTMNHLAGNLTKVTGASSPVILGGIYLA; encoded by the coding sequence ATGGCAGAACTTTATATCGGACTCATGTCTGGAACCAGCGTTGATGGTATTGATGCCGGTTTAGTTGACTTTAGTCAGCAACACCCTACCTTAATAGCCTCGGAATGCACGCCTTTTTCGGCGAAACTTAAAGATCAAATTGAAACCTTAAGCACAAATAAATCGTTATTGCTCAAAGATTATGGTGAGCTGGATTGTCAGCTCGGGCATTTATTTTCCCAAGCGGCTAATCGGTTGCTTAAGCAATCAGGAGTTTCGCATTCTGATATTAGAGCGATCGGGAGTCATGGGCAAACCTTACTTCATTATCCTGAGAGTCAACACCCTTTTTCTTTACAGATTGGCGACCCTAATATTATTGCAGAGAAAACGCAGATTACCACCGTGGCGGATTTTCGTCGTCGTGATATAGCGGTCAATGGTCAAGGTGCGCCGCTTGCACCTGCTTTTCATCAAGCTATTTTTAAATCCCTACAAAAAAAAACCTGTGTGGTTAATATTGGTGGAATTGCTAATATTACCCTATTGTCTAATCAAGAGTTGATTGCGTTTGATACGGGAACAGGCAACACTTTAATGGATTATTGGTGTCAACAGCACTTGAATAAACCTTATGATAACAAGGGGAATTGGGCAAAAAGTGGCCATGTGATTCCTGCTTTACTGAAAAATTTTAAACGCGCTAATTATTTTAAACAGTTACCGCCTAAAAGTACGGGAAAAGAATATTTTTCAAGGGATTGGTTAATGCAGCATTTAGATGGCTTTACTTCCTCGCCTGCTGAAGACATTCAAGCAACATTATGCCAATTGACAGCCGATAGTATTATTGATGCCATTCGACAACATGGTGAACAAATTGAGACGTTATTAATTTGTGGGGGGGGGGTCCATAATCATTATTTATTATCTTTATTGGCGGCAGAGGGTTATCAAGTCGAGTCAACCTTAACAGAAGGGGTGCATCCTGATTATGTTGAAGCCACGGCGTTTGCATGGTTGGCTAAACAAACCATGAATCATTTGGCAGGAAATCTTACTAAAGTGACAGGCGCAAGTTCACCTGTTATTTTGGGTGGAATTTATTTAGCGTAA
- a CDS encoding cobyrinate a,c-diamide synthase, with protein sequence MLKTAFIVGTQSGCGKTTVMLALLQTLKNQNLTIQAFKAGPDFLDPFWHQVITQSPSYNLDTKMMGVEACRHQLSTQTETVDVALIEGAMGLFDGATGVGELGSSAHLAATLSVPVILVVDAKGMSGSIVPLVAGFCDYADKLGFQISGIIANRVGSDHHATLLDGLLSDHQLSPLLGWMKKNAPVLPERHLGLTPPEETNVPDFSAEFTLKKRDLLKALAPFNSPTITPNQSPALLAGKTIAIANDAACCFIYPANLDWLIAQGAKLHFFSPIKGDDLPPDSDALWLPGGYPELYTQALSESSSWVSINQFIAADKPVLAECGGAMLLGEFIIDLDGKSWPMANSLPYGSVMKDRLVSLGYRQENSGIRGHEFHHSARINAENLPSCFELNRGDKGIRYKKVRASYIHWYFASAPNVIAGWLS encoded by the coding sequence ATGTTAAAAACAGCATTTATTGTTGGGACGCAATCAGGATGTGGAAAAACCACGGTGATGCTCGCTCTTCTACAGACCTTAAAAAATCAAAATTTAACGATTCAAGCTTTTAAAGCAGGGCCTGATTTTCTCGATCCTTTCTGGCATCAAGTGATAACCCAATCCCCCTCTTATAATTTAGATACCAAAATGATGGGCGTTGAAGCCTGTCGTCATCAACTCAGCACACAAACAGAAACGGTTGATGTGGCCTTAATTGAAGGGGCGATGGGTTTGTTTGATGGGGCGACAGGGGTGGGTGAACTGGGGTCAAGCGCGCATCTTGCGGCGACTTTAAGCGTTCCCGTGATTCTTGTTGTCGATGCGAAAGGTATGTCAGGGTCAATCGTACCTTTAGTGGCTGGTTTTTGTGATTATGCGGATAAACTCGGCTTTCAGATTTCAGGCATTATCGCTAATCGGGTGGGCAGTGACCATCATGCCACCTTATTGGATGGGTTATTAAGCGATCATCAGTTATCACCGCTATTAGGCTGGATGAAAAAAAATGCGCCTGTGTTACCTGAGCGGCATTTAGGATTAACGCCACCTGAAGAAACCAATGTTCCTGATTTTTCAGCAGAGTTTACACTTAAAAAAAGAGATTTATTAAAAGCATTAGCCCCTTTTAATTCGCCCACGATCACACCGAATCAATCGCCCGCCTTATTAGCGGGAAAAACCATCGCCATTGCCAACGATGCCGCTTGTTGTTTTATTTATCCTGCTAACCTTGATTGGTTAATCGCCCAAGGGGCTAAACTTCATTTTTTCTCGCCAATAAAAGGGGATGACCTTCCCCCTGATAGTGATGCACTTTGGTTACCAGGAGGCTATCCTGAATTATATACACAAGCCCTCTCGGAATCCTCTAGTTGGGTATCCATTAATCAATTCATTGCGGCGGATAAACCCGTATTAGCGGAATGTGGTGGAGCCATGCTTTTAGGTGAATTTATTATTGATCTTGATGGCAAATCATGGCCGATGGCGAACAGTTTACCCTATGGTTCCGTGATGAAAGATCGCTTAGTTTCGTTGGGTTATCGACAAGAAAACAGCGGGATTAGGGGGCATGAATTTCATCATTCCGCACGTATTAATGCAGAAAACTTACCCTCGTGTTTTGAGCTGAATCGAGGGGATAAGGGAATCCGCTATAAAAAGGTACGTGCATCTTATATTCACTGGTATTTTGCTAGTGCGCCTAACGTTATCGCAGGATGGTTATCATGA
- the cobO gene encoding cob(I)yrinic acid a,c-diamide adenosyltransferase translates to MKARENRQGLVLVHTGKGKGKSSSAFGMVFRAAGWGMKVCVIQFIKGQWQTGEQKAAEKFENIEWHTLGDGFTWDTKNPEQDIKTSREIWEFAQQKITSEEFDFVLLDEINYCCGYDWISGEEIAEFINDKKPAWMHLVLTGRNAPEELINIAHTVTEMQPIKHAFSQGIKATQGIEF, encoded by the coding sequence ATGAAAGCAAGAGAGAATCGGCAAGGGTTGGTTTTAGTTCACACAGGTAAAGGCAAAGGAAAATCATCCAGTGCATTTGGCATGGTTTTTAGAGCGGCGGGTTGGGGGATGAAAGTTTGTGTGATTCAATTTATCAAAGGACAATGGCAAACAGGCGAACAAAAAGCGGCTGAAAAATTTGAAAATATTGAATGGCATACTTTGGGTGACGGCTTTACGTGGGACACTAAAAACCCAGAACAAGACATTAAAACCAGTCGTGAAATATGGGAATTTGCTCAACAAAAAATTACCTCGGAAGAATTTGATTTCGTGTTACTTGATGAAATTAACTATTGTTGTGGTTATGATTGGATTTCAGGCGAAGAAATTGCAGAATTTATAAACGATAAAAAACCAGCATGGATGCACTTAGTGTTAACAGGTCGGAATGCCCCTGAAGAACTTATTAATATCGCTCATACAGTCACGGAAATGCAACCAATTAAACACGCCTTTAGTCAGGGAATAAAAGCCACTCAAGGTATCGAATTTTAA
- a CDS encoding antibiotic biosynthesis monooxygenase — protein sequence MYMAMTRFQVSLGQELLFESAWKKRKSYLGCVNGYRGLYLLRGETEEVHTLYISHFIWNSKDDFDRWTQSDSFVKAHTQFGDISALFASQPVFEGLTVVLQEKSEGK from the coding sequence ATGTATATGGCAATGACACGTTTTCAGGTTTCATTAGGGCAAGAATTATTATTTGAATCGGCTTGGAAAAAGCGTAAAAGCTATTTGGGTTGTGTGAACGGTTATCGTGGATTGTATTTATTGCGCGGTGAAACGGAAGAGGTGCATACCTTATACATTTCACATTTTATTTGGAACAGTAAAGACGATTTTGATCGTTGGACGCAATCGGATTCTTTTGTTAAAGCCCATACGCAGTTTGGTGATATTAGTGCTTTATTTGCCAGTCAACCTGTTTTTGAAGGGCTTACTGTGGTTTTACAAGAAAAATCAGAGGGTAAATGA
- a CDS encoding DUF5765 domain-containing protein: MCWSGEASGVLAVAGLGTALYVAIKGESKELWIPLTYFALMELLQAATYVYIDLCDNPNNQILTLFGYLHIAFQPFFVNMVAMYFVPEPIKKKISTTVYTIAAMGSIAMLVKMFPFDWAGSCNIGIEGFCGTQTCSVSGAWHIAWQMPLNGIMSEPVAWLFNFNWGLHALVYILVAFVMPLIYGSWRFVGFHYLIGPLISDLLTDDPNEYAAVWCLFSIALCVSVIKTPIRKHLHVEKWPFYPKAVTRE, from the coding sequence ATGTGTTGGAGTGGAGAAGCATCAGGGGTTCTCGCCGTTGCGGGGCTGGGAACAGCTCTTTATGTCGCGATCAAAGGAGAGTCTAAAGAATTATGGATTCCATTAACCTATTTTGCCTTAATGGAACTATTGCAAGCGGCAACGTATGTTTATATTGATTTATGTGATAACCCCAATAATCAAATACTGACCCTGTTTGGGTATTTACATATTGCCTTTCAGCCCTTTTTTGTCAATATGGTGGCCATGTACTTTGTTCCCGAACCGATTAAAAAGAAAATAAGCACCACAGTTTACACCATTGCGGCCATGGGATCAATCGCAATGTTGGTGAAAATGTTTCCTTTTGATTGGGCAGGCTCATGTAATATCGGCATTGAAGGGTTTTGTGGAACGCAAACCTGTTCGGTTTCAGGTGCTTGGCATATCGCGTGGCAAATGCCTCTCAATGGAATTATGTCGGAACCTGTTGCATGGTTATTTAATTTTAACTGGGGCTTACATGCACTGGTTTATATCTTAGTCGCGTTTGTGATGCCTTTAATTTATGGCTCATGGCGATTTGTGGGCTTTCATTATTTAATAGGCCCTTTAATTTCAGACCTTCTAACCGATGACCCGAATGAATACGCCGCCGTATGGTGCTTATTCTCAATTGCCTTATGTGTTTCGGTGATTAAAACCCCCATTAGGAAACATTTGCATGTTGAGAAATGGCCCTTTTACCCCAAAGCTGTAACCCGCGAATAA
- a CDS encoding replication/maintenance protein RepL, with translation MNNEIENPLLGFTRPNAKMKLWDYLVRNMTGWNKITLIQSQLCKQLGMTRQHLGRTLNYFEENLLIVKNGKSQSNNIYMINPLKVWNGSAEDHIKANAKFCALRDKK, from the coding sequence GTGAATAATGAAATTGAAAACCCACTCTTGGGATTTACCCGACCTAATGCAAAAATGAAACTTTGGGATTATCTGGTTAGAAATATGACGGGGTGGAATAAAATTACCTTGATTCAGTCCCAATTATGTAAACAGTTAGGTATGACTAGACAGCATTTAGGGCGAACACTTAACTATTTTGAAGAAAACCTATTAATTGTTAAAAACGGGAAAAGTCAAAGTAACAATATTTATATGATTAACCCGTTAAAAGTCTGGAATGGTTCGGCTGAAGATCATATAAAAGCGAATGCTAAATTTTGCGCCTTGCGTGACAAGAAATAA